A window of the Brassica napus cultivar Da-Ae chromosome A2, Da-Ae, whole genome shotgun sequence genome harbors these coding sequences:
- the LOC106357299 gene encoding uncharacterized protein LOC106357299, whose translation MGPAVELWKEREMDKTRKKYERLSEKIMLWEDKKKKKAKRKLHRTERGVEKAKLKAKQRFIDDNERIEIIVASARTHAYESQMKEVLKVKEKANLMRTTGRSPCACL comes from the exons ATGGGACCTGCGGTGGAGCTATGGAAGGAAAGAGAGATGGATAAAACGAGAAAGAA GTACGAGAGGCTAAGCGAGAAGATTATGTTATGggaagacaagaagaagaaaaaagcaaaGAGAAAGCTTCATAGAACAGAG AGAGGTGTTGAAAAGGCAAAGTTGAAGGCGAAGCAGAGGTTCATAGATGATAATGAACGCATTGAGATCATTGTTGCAAGTGCAAGAACACATGCATATGAGAGTCAAATGAAGGAAGTGTTGAAGGTTAAGGAGAAAGCAAACCTCATGAGAACAACAGGGAGGAGTCCATGTGCATGCCTTTGA